One genomic segment of Desulfurispora thermophila DSM 16022 includes these proteins:
- a CDS encoding 4Fe-4S dicluster domain-containing protein, with the protein MGFREEVKARSKQPVELCFQCQKCAAGCLIAEHADLYPNQVLRLIQLGEQDRVFNSSMIWMCSGCETCGARCPNGIKISEIMDALKEMAIERGIIKEKKIHLFNDIFLNTVKSHGRIHEAMMMANYKMKSGDLLSDMDLGWKMFLKGKLPIFCRGVRAKDEVKQIFDKCNAG; encoded by the coding sequence GTGGGATTTCGGGAGGAAGTAAAGGCGCGCAGCAAACAACCGGTCGAGCTGTGCTTTCAGTGCCAGAAATGTGCGGCGGGTTGCTTGATTGCCGAACATGCCGACCTCTATCCCAATCAGGTCTTGCGCCTGATCCAGTTAGGAGAGCAAGACAGGGTGTTTAACAGCTCCATGATTTGGATGTGTTCCGGTTGTGAAACATGTGGTGCCCGCTGCCCCAACGGAATCAAAATCAGCGAAATCATGGACGCTTTGAAAGAAATGGCCATAGAGCGCGGCATAATTAAAGAGAAGAAAATCCATCTTTTCAACGACATCTTCTTGAATACTGTGAAAAGTCACGGTCGCATCCACGAAGCCATGATGATGGCTAACTATAAAATGAAAAGCGGTGACCTGCTTTCCGATATGGATCTGGGCTGGAAAATGTTTTTAAAAGGTAAGCTGCCTATTTTTTGCCGTGGTGTGAGAGCAAAGGATGAAGTTAAACAAATCTTTGACAAGTGCAATGCCGGCTAA
- the nuoE gene encoding NADH-quinone oxidoreductase subunit NuoE, with protein MECADRKFQKLQEIISRHEAKVSHLIAILQEVQEEYRYLPQEVMTYIATALNISPATVYGVATFYAQFSLVPKGKYVIRVCDGTACHVRGSEPIHFALRQELSLRPGQQTTDDLQFTVETVSCLGACGLAPVMTVNGEEVYGQMTPEGVMEVLAKLRGTAQA; from the coding sequence ATGGAGTGCGCTGACAGAAAGTTTCAAAAGTTGCAGGAAATAATATCCCGCCATGAAGCAAAGGTTTCGCACTTGATTGCCATCCTGCAGGAGGTACAGGAAGAGTACCGCTATCTGCCGCAAGAGGTTATGACATATATTGCCACGGCATTGAACATTTCCCCGGCTACAGTTTACGGTGTGGCAACATTCTATGCCCAGTTTTCCCTGGTACCCAAGGGCAAATATGTGATCAGGGTCTGTGACGGTACGGCCTGCCATGTGCGGGGATCCGAACCCATTCACTTTGCCCTGCGCCAGGAGCTGTCCCTGCGTCCGGGCCAGCAAACAACCGATGATCTGCAGTTTACTGTGGAGACGGTATCCTGCCTGGGGGCCTGTGGTCTGGCACCGGTCATGACGGTTAACGGTGAGGAGGTTTACGGTCAGATGACTCCGGAAGGTGTGATGGAGGTACTGGCCAAGCTTAGAGGTACGGCGCAAGCTTGA
- a CDS encoding NADH-dependent [FeFe] hydrogenase, group A6, which translates to MSTGKVIIDGREMPIDGAKNILELVRRAGIELPTFCYHSELSVYGACRLCLVEVERMGLVASCSTPPADGMVIHTNTERTRRLRRMVIELLLANHDRECTTCEKSGRCKLQELAHKFGVKKVRFGNRDQKLPLDESSPSIVKDPNKCILCGDCVRMCKEVQGIGVWDFAHRGSKTVVTTAFDKPVSEVACVNCGQCVAVCPTGALTVKSEIDKVWAYLHDPSKVVVVQVAPAVRVAIGEEFGVKTHDMATGKMVTALRKLGFDKVFDTLFTADLTTIEESLEFLDRLQNGGKLPLFTSCCPGWIKYAEQFHADLLDNLSSCRSPQQMFGSLVKKHYAKSIGRAPQDVICVSIMPCTAKKFEAKRPEFMTGGVYDVDVVLTTVELARMIKEAGIVFEELEPGAFDNPLGMGSGAALIFGTTGGVMESVVRFVAGHLGGKEVGRVDFQQVRGVEGIKEAELEVAGQTLRLAVVHGLANTEKLLSRIKNGEVTYHAVEVMCCPGGCVGGGGQPDVNDMISRVRRMKEIYDLDRVEQVHKAQDNVFVAKVLEEWFGGPANHNTHHALHTHYTPRRRISGQVIDVVKTDGQEPLHVSVCVGTGCYLKGAYDVLNKFTELQRQLNLTKQVKLSGTFCLEHCDEGVSVKVGDEIITGVTPDNAEQIFKTRVALQVEP; encoded by the coding sequence ATGAGTACAGGTAAAGTGATCATTGACGGCCGGGAGATGCCCATTGATGGTGCGAAAAACATTCTGGAACTGGTTCGCCGGGCCGGTATAGAGCTTCCCACTTTTTGCTATCATTCGGAATTAAGTGTATATGGTGCCTGCCGGTTGTGCCTGGTGGAAGTGGAAAGGATGGGGCTGGTGGCCTCCTGTTCCACACCGCCGGCCGATGGTATGGTCATTCACACTAACACCGAGCGCACTCGCCGGCTGCGCCGCATGGTTATTGAGCTTTTGCTGGCCAACCACGACCGGGAGTGCACCACCTGTGAAAAGAGCGGGCGCTGCAAATTACAAGAGCTGGCCCATAAGTTCGGTGTGAAGAAGGTGCGCTTTGGCAACCGAGACCAGAAGTTGCCGCTGGATGAAAGCAGCCCGTCCATTGTGAAGGACCCCAACAAGTGCATTCTGTGCGGCGACTGTGTGCGCATGTGCAAAGAAGTTCAGGGCATCGGCGTGTGGGATTTTGCGCACCGTGGCAGCAAAACGGTTGTAACGACGGCTTTTGACAAACCGGTTTCCGAGGTGGCCTGTGTTAACTGCGGCCAGTGCGTAGCGGTTTGTCCCACCGGAGCGCTGACTGTCAAGTCGGAAATAGACAAGGTTTGGGCTTACTTGCATGACCCGTCCAAAGTTGTTGTTGTGCAGGTGGCGCCAGCCGTCCGGGTAGCCATTGGTGAGGAGTTTGGCGTGAAGACGCACGACATGGCCACCGGCAAGATGGTTACCGCCCTGCGTAAACTGGGCTTTGACAAGGTGTTTGATACCCTTTTCACTGCCGACCTGACCACCATTGAAGAGTCGCTGGAATTTTTGGACCGGTTGCAAAACGGCGGCAAGTTACCCCTTTTCACCTCCTGCTGCCCGGGCTGGATCAAGTATGCCGAGCAGTTCCATGCCGATTTGCTGGACAACCTTTCCAGCTGCCGTTCGCCCCAGCAGATGTTCGGCTCGCTGGTGAAAAAGCATTATGCCAAGTCCATAGGCCGTGCACCGCAGGACGTGATTTGCGTTTCCATTATGCCCTGTACGGCCAAGAAATTTGAGGCCAAGCGGCCCGAGTTCATGACCGGTGGCGTGTATGATGTGGACGTGGTATTAACCACCGTGGAACTGGCCCGGATGATCAAAGAAGCGGGTATTGTCTTCGAAGAACTGGAGCCGGGGGCTTTTGACAACCCGCTGGGTATGGGTTCTGGTGCGGCGCTCATTTTCGGTACCACGGGCGGCGTGATGGAATCGGTGGTGCGCTTTGTGGCCGGCCATTTGGGCGGCAAGGAAGTGGGCCGCGTGGACTTCCAGCAAGTGCGGGGCGTGGAAGGTATTAAGGAGGCGGAACTGGAAGTGGCCGGTCAGACCCTGCGTTTGGCCGTGGTGCACGGTCTGGCCAATACCGAAAAGCTGCTCAGCCGGATCAAAAACGGCGAGGTCACTTATCACGCCGTGGAAGTAATGTGTTGCCCGGGGGGTTGTGTAGGTGGCGGCGGTCAGCCCGACGTTAATGACATGATTTCCCGCGTACGCCGGATGAAGGAAATCTATGACCTGGACCGGGTGGAACAGGTGCACAAAGCTCAGGACAACGTCTTTGTGGCCAAAGTGCTGGAAGAATGGTTTGGTGGCCCGGCCAACCACAATACACACCACGCATTGCATACGCACTACACACCACGCCGTCGCATCAGCGGGCAGGTAATCGATGTGGTTAAAACCGATGGGCAAGAACCCCTGCATGTGTCGGTTTGTGTGGGAACAGGTTGCTATTTAAAGGGTGCTTATGATGTGCTGAATAAATTTACCGAACTGCAGAGGCAGCTCAATCTGACCAAGCAGGTCAAGCTGAGCGGCACCTTCTGCCTGGAGCACTGCGACGAAGGTGTGAGCGTCAAAGTCGGTGATGAAATTATTACCGGGGTAACACCGGACAACGCGGAGCAGATCTTCAAAACCCGTGTTGCCCTGCAGGTGGAACCGTGA
- a CDS encoding NADH-quinone oxidoreductase subunit NuoF, producing MLKSREDLNLLYEEARSYIKKEDMRILVCAGTGCVANGSLKIYEALKEQIKNKGLAVKVELVDDVPHPVAVNVSGCHGFCQMGPLVRFDPSGVLYCKVKEADVAEIVEKHIINKQIVERLLYHNPVTGETFTTQDEIPFYKEQIRVALANCGRINPDDINDCIAHGGYQALAKVLFEMDPDSVINEVVASGLRGRGGGGFPTGRKWQFAKNAAGSKKYIICNGDEGDPGAFMDRSVMEGDPHRVLEGMMIAGYAIGADEGYIYVRAEYPLAVKRLRKAIADAEKLGLLGENILGSGFNFRIHIKEGAGAFVCGEETALIASIEGQRGMPRPRPPFPAVSGLWGCPTIINNVETLANLAPIILNGGAWFKGYGTETSPGTKTFALAGQVSHTGLVEVPMGMTLRDVVFKIGGGLRDGKKYKAVQIGGPSGGCLTEQHLDLPLDYDELIKVGAMVGSGGLVVMGHDTCMVEVAKFFMGFVQNESCGKCVPCREGTKRMLELLTKITEGKGTPEDLALLEELALIVKDGSLCGLGKTAPNPVLTTLRYFRQEYEAHVYERKCPAGVCKALAEYYIEAEKCKGCGLCARVCPASAISGEKKQPHSIDLDKCLKCGTCIEKCKFGAIAIR from the coding sequence ATGTTAAAGAGCAGGGAAGATTTGAACTTATTGTATGAAGAAGCCCGTTCTTACATAAAAAAAGAGGATATGCGCATCCTGGTCTGCGCCGGTACCGGTTGCGTGGCCAATGGATCATTGAAAATCTACGAGGCATTGAAGGAACAGATTAAGAATAAAGGCCTGGCCGTGAAAGTGGAACTGGTTGATGACGTGCCGCATCCGGTGGCGGTTAACGTGAGTGGTTGCCACGGCTTTTGTCAGATGGGTCCGCTGGTCCGCTTCGACCCCAGCGGTGTGCTTTACTGTAAAGTGAAGGAAGCCGATGTGGCCGAGATTGTGGAAAAACACATAATAAATAAGCAAATAGTAGAAAGACTGCTGTATCACAACCCGGTGACCGGAGAAACCTTCACCACCCAGGACGAAATTCCCTTCTACAAGGAGCAAATCCGGGTGGCTTTGGCCAACTGCGGCCGGATCAATCCGGACGACATTAACGACTGCATTGCCCACGGTGGCTATCAGGCCCTGGCCAAAGTGCTGTTTGAAATGGATCCCGACAGTGTGATCAATGAGGTAGTTGCTTCGGGTTTGCGCGGCCGGGGTGGTGGTGGTTTTCCCACCGGTCGCAAGTGGCAGTTTGCCAAAAATGCCGCCGGGAGCAAAAAATATATCATCTGCAACGGTGATGAGGGCGATCCGGGTGCTTTCATGGATCGCAGTGTGATGGAGGGCGACCCGCACCGGGTGCTGGAAGGTATGATGATTGCCGGTTACGCCATCGGTGCTGATGAAGGGTACATCTATGTGCGGGCGGAATACCCGCTGGCTGTAAAACGACTGCGCAAGGCCATTGCCGATGCGGAAAAACTGGGCCTGCTGGGTGAGAATATCCTGGGTTCCGGCTTTAATTTCCGCATCCATATCAAGGAAGGTGCGGGGGCCTTTGTTTGCGGTGAGGAAACAGCCTTGATTGCCAGTATTGAAGGGCAGCGCGGCATGCCACGTCCCAGACCTCCTTTCCCTGCCGTCAGTGGCCTGTGGGGATGCCCGACAATTATCAACAACGTGGAAACGCTGGCCAACCTGGCGCCCATTATTTTGAACGGCGGGGCCTGGTTCAAAGGCTACGGAACTGAGACCAGTCCGGGTACCAAGACCTTTGCGCTGGCCGGTCAGGTTTCCCATACCGGTCTGGTGGAAGTGCCCATGGGCATGACGCTGCGGGACGTGGTGTTTAAAATCGGTGGCGGCCTGCGGGACGGTAAGAAATATAAGGCGGTGCAGATTGGCGGTCCTTCCGGCGGTTGTTTGACCGAACAACACCTGGATTTGCCGCTGGATTACGATGAGCTGATCAAAGTGGGAGCCATGGTGGGTTCCGGCGGTTTGGTCGTCATGGGACATGACACCTGCATGGTGGAAGTGGCCAAGTTCTTTATGGGCTTTGTGCAAAATGAGTCCTGCGGTAAGTGCGTGCCCTGCCGGGAAGGTACCAAGCGCATGCTGGAACTTCTGACCAAAATTACCGAGGGTAAGGGCACTCCGGAAGACCTGGCCCTGTTGGAGGAACTGGCCCTGATCGTCAAGGACGGTTCGCTGTGCGGATTGGGCAAAACGGCTCCCAACCCGGTTTTAACCACTCTGCGCTATTTCCGCCAAGAATATGAGGCCCACGTATATGAAAGAAAGTGTCCGGCCGGTGTGTGCAAAGCTTTGGCCGAGTACTACATTGAAGCGGAAAAATGCAAAGGCTGCGGGCTGTGCGCCAGGGTTTGTCCGGCCAGCGCCATCAGTGGCGAGAAAAAGCAGCCGCACAGCATTGATCTGGACAAATGCCTCAAGTGTGGTACCTGCATAGAGAAGTGTAAATTCGGGGCCATTGCCATCCGGTAG
- a CDS encoding TatD family nuclease-associated radical SAM protein — MQKQPAGENFVYQIGNNLYLNITNRCTNNCVFCIRQSQRGVGYNLWLSREPGFAELVQRIGDPTRYEEVVFCGYGEPLLRPELVGQVAGVIKEKGGKVRINTNGQVRLWYNGDLARTLFGNVECINISLNAHRPEEYIKICRPFYKEKAYQAMLSFIEECAGLIPRVVLSVVNWPGVDLAECQCIANRYGVELKIRNYIC; from the coding sequence ATGCAAAAACAGCCGGCGGGTGAAAACTTTGTCTACCAAATTGGTAATAATTTGTATCTCAACATAACCAACCGCTGCACCAACAATTGCGTTTTTTGTATCCGGCAGAGTCAAAGGGGAGTGGGTTACAATCTCTGGCTCAGCCGCGAGCCGGGCTTTGCCGAGCTGGTGCAAAGAATAGGAGATCCCACCCGGTATGAGGAAGTTGTTTTTTGTGGTTATGGCGAACCCTTGCTCCGTCCCGAGTTGGTGGGGCAGGTAGCTGGAGTGATTAAAGAGAAGGGGGGTAAAGTGAGAATTAATACCAATGGCCAGGTACGGCTCTGGTATAACGGGGATCTGGCCAGGACACTGTTCGGTAACGTGGAATGCATCAATATTAGTTTGAATGCTCATAGACCGGAAGAGTATATAAAAATATGCCGGCCGTTCTATAAAGAAAAAGCATATCAAGCTATGTTGAGTTTTATAGAAGAATGCGCAGGTTTAATACCCAGGGTGGTATTGTCTGTGGTAAACTGGCCCGGTGTTGATCTGGCAGAATGTCAATGTATAGCAAATCGCTACGGGGTGGAACTAAAAATTAGAAACTATATTTGTTAA
- a CDS encoding SpoIIE family protein phosphatase, translating to MRYFLDVAWQQLTKAGEELCGDSVEVVPTVDGKIVVLSDGLGSGVKANILSCLTVKTASTMFKMGGKVDEVIETLLYTLPICKVRHLAYSTFAILSIREDGQVYLAEYDTPQAIVGRAGCLRRIERQERVISDKKVAEAYFTLEDGDWIVLVSDGILHAGIGGVFNMGWGHERLSSFLCQLGESDKDAGAWVGEIVSLCHNLYGGKPGDDASVVVVKARLPRLLTLLVGPPADTTRDREVVEKLLHSGGRKIVCGGSTGNMVGRFLGQEVLVDLSSTDSRVPPLGILPGIDLVTEGTLTLAYALELLRQNAKMQNLSGCRDGASRLVMQLLWADKIHFLVGTAVNPAQLAPQIPSLFAYKQRVIDDLVELLKTYGKEVIVEHH from the coding sequence ATGCGCTATTTTTTGGATGTGGCCTGGCAGCAATTGACCAAAGCGGGCGAGGAGCTGTGCGGCGATAGCGTAGAAGTTGTTCCCACTGTCGATGGCAAGATTGTTGTCCTTTCCGATGGGCTGGGCAGCGGCGTGAAGGCCAATATTCTCTCCTGTTTAACCGTGAAAACCGCTTCCACCATGTTCAAAATGGGGGGCAAAGTGGACGAGGTTATAGAAACATTGCTCTATACCCTGCCGATTTGCAAGGTGCGCCATCTGGCATACAGCACTTTTGCTATTCTGAGTATCCGGGAAGATGGACAGGTTTATTTGGCTGAATATGACACGCCGCAGGCCATTGTGGGCCGTGCTGGATGTTTGCGCCGCATTGAGCGACAGGAACGGGTGATCAGCGATAAAAAAGTGGCGGAAGCCTACTTCACGCTGGAGGACGGCGACTGGATTGTTCTGGTCAGTGACGGTATACTGCATGCCGGAATTGGCGGAGTATTCAATATGGGCTGGGGACACGAACGCTTGAGCAGCTTTTTGTGTCAGCTGGGAGAAAGTGACAAGGATGCCGGCGCCTGGGTGGGAGAGATTGTCAGCCTTTGCCACAACCTGTATGGTGGAAAACCCGGTGACGATGCTTCTGTTGTAGTGGTGAAAGCACGCCTGCCCCGCTTGCTCACCCTGCTGGTGGGACCGCCGGCCGATACCACACGGGACCGGGAGGTCGTGGAAAAGCTTTTGCACTCCGGCGGGCGGAAAATAGTTTGCGGGGGCAGTACGGGTAATATGGTGGGGCGCTTCCTGGGGCAGGAAGTGCTGGTAGATCTGTCATCTACCGATAGCCGGGTACCCCCGCTGGGCATTTTGCCGGGCATTGACCTGGTGACGGAAGGTACGCTGACACTGGCCTATGCGCTGGAACTTTTGCGACAAAATGCCAAAATGCAAAATTTGTCCGGCTGTCGTGATGGAGCGTCCAGGTTGGTGATGCAACTCTTATGGGCGGATAAGATACACTTCCTTGTTGGTACAGCCGTAAATCCGGCTCAGCTAGCACCGCAGATACCATCTCTTTTTGCTTATAAGCAAAGGGTGATTGACGATTTGGTCGAACTGCTGAAAACATATGGCAAGGAAGTTATTGTTGAGCATCACTAG
- a CDS encoding (2Fe-2S) ferredoxin domain-containing protein, with product MIIKVCVGSSCFIRGAYDVVKELERLLALNRLEAQVKITGSFCMEHCSHGVTVAIDDCVYTGVNKENLGQLFQEEILPRVRRGE from the coding sequence TTGATCATTAAGGTTTGTGTGGGCAGTTCATGTTTTATTCGCGGCGCTTATGACGTGGTGAAGGAGTTGGAGCGACTGCTTGCCCTGAACCGGTTGGAGGCGCAGGTGAAAATTACCGGCAGTTTTTGTATGGAGCATTGCAGTCACGGTGTGACAGTGGCTATTGACGACTGTGTGTATACGGGAGTGAATAAAGAAAACCTGGGCCAGCTCTTCCAGGAGGAAATATTACCCCGCGTAAGGCGAGGGGAATAA
- a CDS encoding TIGR04086 family membrane protein, with protein MENKPGVSLSIAAIFKGLLYTFATILLGTIILAILFFLTNWPESYLYYAGLFILTIGCATGGFTAARQSGQRGLAHGLAVTLLALLLIWFLALSLWPGDLSYRSWLGRLVACALGGSAGGIAGVGKAR; from the coding sequence GTGGAAAACAAACCGGGAGTCAGTTTAAGCATTGCTGCCATTTTCAAGGGTTTACTCTACACATTTGCCACCATTTTACTGGGCACCATCATTTTGGCCATCCTTTTCTTTCTCACCAACTGGCCGGAAAGCTACCTGTATTATGCCGGTCTCTTCATACTGACCATAGGCTGCGCCACAGGGGGTTTTACCGCCGCCCGGCAAAGCGGCCAGCGCGGGCTGGCCCACGGGCTGGCTGTAACCTTGCTGGCCTTGCTGCTCATCTGGTTTTTGGCCCTGTCCCTCTGGCCGGGCGATTTATCTTACCGGAGCTGGCTGGGAAGGCTTGTCGCCTGCGCCCTGGGAGGCAGCGCCGGTGGCATTGCCGGTGTGGGAAAGGCCCGCTAG
- a CDS encoding CoB--CoM heterodisulfide reductase iron-sulfur subunit B family protein, translated as MELAYYPGCSLEASAKEYNLSALAVSMALGLRLKELDDWACCGATSAHSTNHMLSLALPTRNLAIAQKGGLDIAIPCAACYSRHKKADYVLRHDLQKRAELEDIVNFKFVGNVKVLSLLEAFHSRVGLKAIADKVVKPLTGLKLACYYGCLLVRPPEITGFDNPENPVSLDQIMSAIGAQPVKWSYKTDCCGANLSATSSSTVTPLVSRIINMAVEAGAQAIVTACPLCQLNLEVRRGDCADIPVFYFTELVGLAMDLPGSDKWLVKHFVDPLPLLRSLKLIA; from the coding sequence TTGGAACTGGCTTATTACCCTGGATGCTCACTGGAAGCGAGTGCCAAAGAATACAATCTTTCCGCTCTGGCTGTGAGTATGGCACTCGGCCTGCGCTTGAAGGAACTGGATGACTGGGCCTGCTGCGGAGCCACTTCCGCCCACAGCACCAATCACATGCTTTCGCTGGCTCTACCCACTCGCAACCTGGCCATTGCTCAAAAGGGTGGACTGGACATAGCCATACCCTGCGCGGCATGTTACAGCCGCCATAAAAAAGCCGACTATGTGCTGCGCCACGACTTGCAAAAACGGGCCGAACTGGAGGATATCGTTAATTTTAAGTTTGTTGGCAACGTAAAGGTTCTCTCACTTTTGGAGGCGTTTCACAGCCGGGTCGGGCTAAAAGCCATTGCCGACAAGGTGGTAAAACCCTTAACCGGCCTGAAGCTGGCCTGTTATTATGGTTGTCTTCTGGTCCGCCCCCCCGAGATCACCGGTTTTGACAATCCGGAAAACCCGGTATCGCTGGACCAAATTATGAGCGCCATCGGAGCCCAACCAGTTAAATGGTCTTATAAAACCGACTGTTGCGGCGCCAACCTGAGTGCCACCAGCAGTTCCACGGTAACGCCACTGGTAAGCCGTATCATCAATATGGCCGTGGAAGCAGGAGCCCAGGCCATTGTCACCGCTTGCCCATTATGCCAGCTTAACCTGGAAGTGAGGCGGGGTGACTGTGCCGATATACCGGTGTTTTACTTTACCGAACTGGTGGGCCTGGCCATGGACCTGCCGGGCAGTGACAAATGGCTGGTTAAGCATTTTGTCGACCCGCTGCCTCTTCTGCGCTCGCTAAAACTGATAGCTTGA
- a CDS encoding [Fe-Fe] hydrogenase large subunit C-terminal domain-containing protein, with product MFPIITNQASCRDCYRCVRSCPVKAISIRSKNGNGEFYAQIIEDICVLDGRCVQVCPQQAKKVSPAQDRVRAMLKAGEKVAVSLAPSFAAALPLSRPRTLVSMLKKLGFAYVSETSLGAEMVSAAHKELGFKQPYISSACPVVVNLIEKHFPDLIPYLAPLVSPMIAHGRYLKRLLPDHKVVFIGPCIAKKAEITCPELAGAVDEVMGFQELWEWLTTECLCEEDCEEAGFDGPQPALARLYPVDGGMLRTIAPSTDILESKVITVTGLKNCWEFLQHLQGGFIDHPPYLMELLACNGGCISGPLSVTGDDIYVKRQKIQAYYRSCLLSTDETCSFACLSRPELPADLLRRSFTNKKLSLPNPSEQEIRDILAQTGKYTEADELNCGACGYNSCRDKAVAVYHGMAEVQMCMPYMRKRAESLSNLVLSSMPNGVVIVDYKLRLLEINPAAEKMFNCTNKDVAGKHISFILAPQFFEQVLESKTLLNVQCRLAQGMVTRQVLFPVEREKIIVCIIVDITDEEKHKEQLAQVRSQTIERAQAVIEKQMKVAQEIAGLLGETTAETKMLLSKLINLMKEQ from the coding sequence GTGTTTCCCATTATCACCAATCAGGCCAGCTGTCGCGATTGCTATCGCTGTGTCCGTTCCTGTCCGGTAAAGGCAATTAGTATCAGATCCAAAAATGGTAATGGGGAGTTTTACGCCCAGATCATTGAAGATATTTGTGTGCTGGATGGGCGGTGTGTACAGGTATGCCCCCAACAGGCCAAAAAAGTCTCTCCCGCGCAGGACCGGGTTAGGGCAATGCTTAAGGCGGGTGAGAAAGTGGCGGTAAGCCTGGCGCCTTCTTTTGCGGCGGCTTTGCCGCTCAGTCGTCCCCGCACTCTGGTGAGCATGTTGAAAAAACTGGGTTTTGCTTATGTTTCCGAAACATCACTGGGGGCGGAAATGGTTTCCGCAGCGCACAAGGAGCTGGGTTTTAAACAACCTTATATATCCAGCGCCTGTCCGGTGGTGGTGAACCTGATTGAAAAACATTTTCCCGATTTAATTCCTTATCTGGCGCCGCTGGTTTCGCCCATGATTGCGCACGGCCGCTATTTGAAACGGCTTCTGCCCGATCATAAAGTGGTGTTTATCGGTCCCTGCATTGCCAAAAAAGCAGAAATTACCTGTCCGGAACTGGCCGGTGCAGTTGATGAGGTGATGGGATTCCAGGAGCTTTGGGAGTGGCTGACGACGGAGTGCTTGTGCGAAGAAGATTGTGAGGAGGCCGGTTTTGACGGTCCACAACCAGCTCTGGCCCGCCTTTATCCGGTTGATGGCGGGATGTTGCGTACCATTGCGCCCAGCACCGATATACTGGAGAGCAAGGTGATCACCGTTACCGGGCTCAAGAATTGCTGGGAATTTTTACAACACTTGCAGGGCGGATTCATCGATCACCCGCCATACTTGATGGAACTGTTGGCCTGCAATGGAGGGTGTATTAGCGGTCCGCTGTCGGTGACCGGTGACGATATTTATGTCAAGCGACAGAAAATCCAGGCTTACTACCGCAGTTGCCTGCTTTCGACTGATGAAACCTGCAGTTTTGCCTGCCTGTCCCGACCCGAACTGCCGGCAGATTTATTGAGGCGGAGTTTCACTAACAAAAAATTGTCCTTACCCAATCCTTCCGAACAGGAAATAAGGGATATCCTGGCTCAGACGGGCAAGTACACCGAGGCCGATGAGCTCAACTGTGGTGCCTGCGGCTATAATAGCTGCCGGGACAAGGCGGTAGCGGTCTACCACGGCATGGCGGAAGTGCAGATGTGTATGCCTTATATGCGCAAAAGGGCGGAATCCCTCTCCAATCTGGTTTTGAGTTCCATGCCCAACGGTGTGGTGATTGTGGATTACAAACTGCGATTATTGGAGATAAATCCGGCCGCGGAAAAAATGTTTAACTGCACGAACAAAGATGTTGCTGGCAAACACATTTCGTTCATACTGGCACCGCAATTTTTTGAACAGGTGCTGGAAAGCAAAACCCTGCTCAATGTGCAGTGCCGCCTGGCGCAGGGTATGGTCACAAGACAGGTGCTCTTTCCTGTGGAAAGGGAGAAGATCATCGTCTGTATAATTGTCGATATTACCGACGAGGAAAAACACAAGGAACAACTGGCCCAGGTACGCAGCCAAACTATTGAACGCGCCCAGGCGGTTATTGAGAAACAGATGAAGGTAGCGCAGGAGATAGCTGGCCTGCTGGGTGAAACCACGGCGGAAACCAAAATGTTGCTCAGTAAATTAATTAACTTAATGAAGGAACAGTGA